Proteins encoded by one window of Bryobacteraceae bacterium:
- a CDS encoding biopolymer transporter ExbD has product MAISVSGGSRGAGKRNRGGMPLAEINIIPLVDVVLVMLIIFMLTAHVMEFGLDIEVPKVDQTKSTTEELPVISLNKTGEVYLNEKHVMLAGLGEEVRKRFPSATKVYVRADANTVWDPIAQVVNALGKAKLQVLMVTQPMEERKYR; this is encoded by the coding sequence ATGGCGATCTCGGTTTCCGGCGGTTCACGCGGCGCGGGCAAGCGCAATCGCGGCGGCATGCCGCTTGCCGAAATCAATATCATCCCGCTGGTGGACGTGGTGCTCGTGATGCTGATCATCTTCATGCTGACGGCGCACGTGATGGAGTTCGGCCTCGACATCGAAGTGCCGAAGGTGGACCAGACGAAGTCAACCACCGAGGAGCTTCCGGTGATCTCGCTCAACAAGACGGGCGAGGTTTACCTCAACGAGAAGCACGTGATGCTGGCCGGCCTCGGCGAAGAAGTGCGAAAGCGGTTTCCGTCGGCGACGAAGGTCTACGTGCGGGCCGATGCGAACACGGTATGGGATCCGATCGCGCAGGTGGTGAACGCGCTCGGCAAGGCGAAACTCCAGGTGCTGATGGTGACCCAGCCGATGGAAGAGCGAAAATACAGGTGA